The Labilibaculum sp. sequence ACTGATGTAAAGAGCAAAGCTGAGCATCTATTGCTTTTGTTTTTGAGCAAGAGATAACAAGAAATTAAAATGATTGAAGAAGTAAAATGATGCTAAGCAAAACATCTATTGCAGTTTGGCTTTAGCCAACTGATAGCATTAAAATTAGTAAATAGGCTTTAGCCACATAAAGTATAGTAGAAATATGCAAACCAAGTTTTGGACTAATCTGCCAATTGCTTAGCTGAACAATACAAATCAAATTTCATGTGCTGAATTGCAAGAACTGAAAATGATGCTAAAGCAAAAGATTGGCATATTTTGAATTCAGTTGGCTAAAGCCAAACTGCAATGGATAAAAAAATACAATGCATTTACTGATGAAAGGAGAAAAGCTGAGCATCTATTGCAGTTGCTTTTAAGCAACTGATGTCATGTAATTAATAAATAGGCTTTAGCCGCATAATCAATACAAATACACTTTGTTAAGTATAAAGAAAATAAAATTTTAAGAATGCAAATTATTTCGATAAGAGAAAATCCTGAATACAAAGACATGGCAATAGAATATTTTCAGAGAAGCTGGAAAACAGTGTTGCCAATAATATATCAAGACTGCATAAGTCATAGTATTAGTTCACAAAACCCTTTGCCACAATGGTATTTGATGGTAAAGGATGATGAAATAATTGGTTGTGCCGGACTTATTACGAATGATTTTATAAGTAGAATGGACTTATATCCATGGATTTGTGCATTATTCATTGAAAAAAATCACAGAGGAAACGCTTATGGTTCTCAGTTGATGGAAAAAGCTAAAGTTGATGCAAAAAAAGCTGGATTTAATTATATCTATTTGTGCACAGACCACATAGAGTACTATGAAAAATATGGCTTTAAATATGTTGGACAAGGGTATCACCCATGGGATGAAGAATCCAGAATATATGAGTTAAAGCTTTAATTAAACTAAAAAACAGCATACAATATTTTGTATTAGTATTGGCAGGAAAAGAAGTAGCAAAATAGCGATTGCTGTTGTTTTCAAACAACAGATAACAAGGAATTAAAATGATTGAAGAAATAAAATGCTACTTAGCAAAGCATCTGTTGCAGTTTGGCTTTAGCCAACTAATAACATGAAATTAGTAAATAGGCTTTAGCCGCATAAAATACAATAGGAGTAATAGGTAAACTAAGCTTTGGATTACTCTGCCAATTGCTTAGCTTACCAATACAAATTTCATGTGCTGAATTGTAAGAACTGAAAATGATGCTAAAGCAAAAGATGAGAAACTTTTAAATTCAGTTGGCTAAAGCCAAACTGCAATGGATAAAAAAACACAATGCATTTCCTGATGAAAGGAGCAAAGCTGAGTATCTAATGCTGTTGTTTTCAAACAACAGATAACAAGGAATTAAAATG is a genomic window containing:
- a CDS encoding GNAT family N-acetyltransferase, which codes for MQIISIRENPEYKDMAIEYFQRSWKTVLPIIYQDCISHSISSQNPLPQWYLMVKDDEIIGCAGLITNDFISRMDLYPWICALFIEKNHRGNAYGSQLMEKAKVDAKKAGFNYIYLCTDHIEYYEKYGFKYVGQGYHPWDEESRIYELKL